In the Caenorhabditis elegans chromosome X genome, one interval contains:
- the cpg-19 gene encoding Chondroitin ProteoGlycan (Confirmed by transcript evidence;~Product from WormBase gene class cpg), which produces MNFALNSALFFVLLASASCQFMQYDDVLGAVVEGSGVEIEKASTTEATTTTVVETTTTVDSTTTEVETTPTTEATTTVAETTTEAETTTTTVESTTTTTEATTTEAATTTTTTTEEPATTTKEITTTEIVIAETTPTEEVDEESFLGFKKPDLATIYRRLFPFQHHPGQKHYQGQFGQQGGF; this is translated from the exons ATGAACTTTGCTCTCAACTCCGCTCTGTTCTTCGTCTTGCTTGCCTCGGCGTCGTGCCAATTTATGCAATACGACGATGTTCTCGGAGCAGTCGTCGAAGGTTCTGgtgtggaaattgaaaaagcttCAACCACAGAAGCTACCACTACCACTGTCGTAGAAACTACAACTACAGTAGACTCTACAACTACTGAAGTCGAAACGACACCAACCACCGAAGCTACCACTACTGTAGCTGAAACCACTACTGAAGCTGAAACTACCACAACTACTGTTGAGTCTACCACTACTACAACTGAAGCAACCACGACAGAAGCTGCCACCACTACTACCACGACTACTGAAGAACCAGCTACCACTACTAAAG AAATTACTACCACCGAAATTGTGATCGCTGAGACCACACCAACTGAAGAGGTCGATGAAGAAAGCTTCCTTGGATTCAAGAAGCCAGATCTTGCTACCATCTACCGTAGACTCTTCCCATTCCAACACCACCCAGGACAAAAGCACTACCAAGGACAGTTCGGACAACAGGGAGGATTCTAA
- the C06G1.1 gene encoding Lipid-binding serum glycoprotein C-terminal domain-containing protein (Confirmed by transcript evidence): MIWVLLVILGLSNVTQQQSLANSLFAEEGTSPGFVTRINKKALSIVSDQLKDRVVKFMNSDGLEFNISAPLTNQVRFTLRSSKIISFDELYFDSSMSIVPQKGVSWTGTNINVTLLASFSLLTTQGEITGNVPLSFDKTNVELLLWTGVNGDGHLKTDLITCKVAANNLQLQFSQADSALLANYIPHMQNFIRQTVEQVVCPSFHAELVPVLSNRIMNTPLSASLFEQYFINYALLGPVEFSSQAITLKHRGNSFGILRQGSGRTRLNDFRLPYRSPPLQVPTADSGHMIDFYLSNYTMSSLLFWMDQYRKFDYEISRQATNNSALVGYLKTDCGTGDICAGTLFPALGTRFPGGEVVIKSHTVSYPRVVLRKNNMTIYIDSRVDAFVQQQDRSRRFLTASMNAEVKLDKPSFKDFVLHGELRIDKFKVSDVASLVDGIDEGSLEFLVNALTELILNEDMAKKLKSGIQLPIMFDYTQQAANVSIEDDMLHISADFCATDKCATTADNKDTDVDYYDTVQG, from the exons aTGATTTGGGTGTTACTTGTCATACTCGGGTTGAGCAATGTCACACAACAACAGAGCCTTGCAA aTAGTCTGTTTGCGGAAGAAGGCACATCACCTGGGTTTGTGACGAGGATAAACAAAAAAGCATTGAGTATTGTATCGGATCAGCTTAAAGATAGAGTTGTCAAGTTCATGAATTCAGATGGGTTAGAATTCAATATTTCTGCTCCATTGACAAATCAG gtaCGCTTCACGTTGCGATCATCCAAGATAATCTCCTTCGATGAACTCTACTTTGATTCTTCCATGTCCATTGTTCCACAGAAGGGTGTCTCATGGACG ggaactAACATTAATGTCACCTTATTGGCAAGCTTTAGTCTATTGACAACGCAAGGTGAAATCACAGGAAACGTTCCGTTGTCGTTTGACAA aacaaatgTCGAACTTCTTCTATGGACCGGAGTTAATGGAGATGGTCACTTGAAAACTGACTTGATCACTTGCAAAGTCGCTGCTAACAATTTACAACTGCAGTTTAGCCAGGCTGATTCCGCACTTTTAGCTAACTATATTCCACATATGCAAAATTTTATCCGACAGACGGTCGAGCAG gTTGTCTGCCCCTCATTCCATGCCGAACTCGTGCCAGTCCTCTCTAATCGAATCATGAACACCCCTCTCAGTGCATCTCTCTTCGAGCAGTATTTCATCAACTATGCACTTCTCG gacCTGTTGAGTTCTCGAGCCAAGCCATTACCCTTAAGCATCGTGGAAACtcatttggaattttgagacAAG GTTCAGGAAGAACTCGTCTCAACGACTTCCGCCTTCCATACCGTAGTCCTCCACTTCAAGTTCCAACTGCCGATTCGGGACACATGATTGATTTTTATCTGTCCAACTACACGATGAGTTCGCTTCTTTTCTGGATGGACCAGTACAGAAAATTCGATTACGAGATTAGTCGACAGGCCACGAATAATTCCGCGTTGGTTGGGTATCTGAAGACAGACTGTGGAACCGGAGATATCTGCGCTGGAACGCTGTTCCCCG CACTCGGAACTCGATTCCCTGGAGGAGAAGTAGTGATCAAGTCGCATACAGTGTCGTATCCACGAGTGGTGCTTAGAAAGAACAACATGACCATTTACATCGACAGTAGAGTGGATGCATTTGTACAG CAACAAGATCGCAGCCGCCGCTTCCTTACCGCCTCGATGAACGCTGAAGTGAAACTGGATAAGCCATCGTTCAAAGATTTCGTTTTGCACGGAGAATTGCGAATTGATAAGTTCAAGGTTTCAGAT GTTGCATCATTAGTTGATGGAATTGATGAGGGATCCTTGGAGTTTTTAGTGAATGCCTTAACGGAACTTATTCTCAATGAAGATATGGCCAAGAAGTTAAAGAGTGGAATTCAATTACCCATTATGTTTGATTACACTCAACAAGCAGCTAATGTCAGCATTGAAGAT GACATGCTGCACATTTCTGCCGATTTCTGTGCAACCGACAAGTGTGCAACGACGGCGGACAACAAAGACACAGACGTCGACTACTACGACACTGTACAGGGTTAA
- the C06G1.1 gene encoding Lipid-binding serum glycoprotein C-terminal domain-containing protein (Confirmed by transcript evidence): MIWVLLVILGLSNVTQQQSLANSLFAEEGTSPGFVTRINKKALSIVSDQLKDRVVKFMNSDGLEFNISAPLTNQVRFTLRSSKIISFDELYFDSSMSIVPQKGVSWTGTNINVTLLASFSLLTTQGEITGNVPLSFDKTNVELLLWTGVNGDGHLKTDLITCKVAANNLQLQFSQADSALLANYIPHMQNFIRQTVEQVVCPSFHAELVPVLSNRIMNTPLSASLFEQYFINYALLGPVEFSSQAITLKHRGNSFGILRQGRTRLNDFRLPYRSPPLQVPTADSGHMIDFYLSNYTMSSLLFWMDQYRKFDYEISRQATNNSALVGYLKTDCGTGDICAGTLFPALGTRFPGGEVVIKSHTVSYPRVVLRKNNMTIYIDSRVDAFVQQQDRSRRFLTASMNAEVKLDKPSFKDFVLHGELRIDKFKVSDVASLVDGIDEGSLEFLVNALTELILNEDMAKKLKSGIQLPIMFDYTQQAANVSIEDDMLHISADFCATDKCATTADNKDTDVDYYDTVQG; this comes from the exons aTGATTTGGGTGTTACTTGTCATACTCGGGTTGAGCAATGTCACACAACAACAGAGCCTTGCAA aTAGTCTGTTTGCGGAAGAAGGCACATCACCTGGGTTTGTGACGAGGATAAACAAAAAAGCATTGAGTATTGTATCGGATCAGCTTAAAGATAGAGTTGTCAAGTTCATGAATTCAGATGGGTTAGAATTCAATATTTCTGCTCCATTGACAAATCAG gtaCGCTTCACGTTGCGATCATCCAAGATAATCTCCTTCGATGAACTCTACTTTGATTCTTCCATGTCCATTGTTCCACAGAAGGGTGTCTCATGGACG ggaactAACATTAATGTCACCTTATTGGCAAGCTTTAGTCTATTGACAACGCAAGGTGAAATCACAGGAAACGTTCCGTTGTCGTTTGACAA aacaaatgTCGAACTTCTTCTATGGACCGGAGTTAATGGAGATGGTCACTTGAAAACTGACTTGATCACTTGCAAAGTCGCTGCTAACAATTTACAACTGCAGTTTAGCCAGGCTGATTCCGCACTTTTAGCTAACTATATTCCACATATGCAAAATTTTATCCGACAGACGGTCGAGCAG gTTGTCTGCCCCTCATTCCATGCCGAACTCGTGCCAGTCCTCTCTAATCGAATCATGAACACCCCTCTCAGTGCATCTCTCTTCGAGCAGTATTTCATCAACTATGCACTTCTCG gacCTGTTGAGTTCTCGAGCCAAGCCATTACCCTTAAGCATCGTGGAAACtcatttggaattttgagacAAG GAAGAACTCGTCTCAACGACTTCCGCCTTCCATACCGTAGTCCTCCACTTCAAGTTCCAACTGCCGATTCGGGACACATGATTGATTTTTATCTGTCCAACTACACGATGAGTTCGCTTCTTTTCTGGATGGACCAGTACAGAAAATTCGATTACGAGATTAGTCGACAGGCCACGAATAATTCCGCGTTGGTTGGGTATCTGAAGACAGACTGTGGAACCGGAGATATCTGCGCTGGAACGCTGTTCCCCG CACTCGGAACTCGATTCCCTGGAGGAGAAGTAGTGATCAAGTCGCATACAGTGTCGTATCCACGAGTGGTGCTTAGAAAGAACAACATGACCATTTACATCGACAGTAGAGTGGATGCATTTGTACAG CAACAAGATCGCAGCCGCCGCTTCCTTACCGCCTCGATGAACGCTGAAGTGAAACTGGATAAGCCATCGTTCAAAGATTTCGTTTTGCACGGAGAATTGCGAATTGATAAGTTCAAGGTTTCAGAT GTTGCATCATTAGTTGATGGAATTGATGAGGGATCCTTGGAGTTTTTAGTGAATGCCTTAACGGAACTTATTCTCAATGAAGATATGGCCAAGAAGTTAAAGAGTGGAATTCAATTACCCATTATGTTTGATTACACTCAACAAGCAGCTAATGTCAGCATTGAAGAT GACATGCTGCACATTTCTGCCGATTTCTGTGCAACCGACAAGTGTGCAACGACGGCGGACAACAAAGACACAGACGTCGACTACTACGACACTGTACAGGGTTAA
- the F43B10.1 gene encoding EF-hand domain-containing protein (Confirmed by transcript evidence), which yields MQAMSAPRNLRVWRLLRNRTNVSAASATQIQADVTPTKSAHPAELNVVSPPKRTASVPASRLNLNGTLDSNGNYGRKSASQSDLNYSAELSVAAPTRHAIPELDLTFDSYNDEQYRPTPKPTQVISRPLPPKPQAPKEPIYYPQGKPVPQLQNDTALRRVCEVFRSVPNQKCTLENMPAVCEAAGLPMYWKMPVFLAITNDEDRLATQVDFTSWWKAMTSVAHDEAARFVYTLTMGSRSYLQPEDFYEMLMDVIHTHPGLAFYRDATEFHDKYCQVVMTRIFWNDAHSWSGRLTTERLRKGGVLQAIRNLQFDDDINKSLRYFSYEHFYVVYCKFWEIDSDHDLKISSTDLAQHAGGALVPMVVDRIFSGAVCTNPNRGQPVEDIGLAEFTQFLLAEEDKTHPTSIEYWFRILDLDGDGLVTLYDMELFHTQVQRKLAAEGIDSMGFADVACQLIDMLNVPGGVSAFRLSDLKKSSLRGRFINTFVNWRKFFAQETNEGSESPRIEDEGGQELTEWDRYCIEEYEAMMEDDQADAETISLNLEEDDGRSSLAYHDVL from the exons ATGCAAGCTATGTCGGCTCCCAGAAATCTCCGAGTTTGGCGCTTGTTAAGAAATCGAACT AACGTATCCGCCGCGTCGGCCACTCAAATCCAAGCTGATGTCACTCCAACCAA AAGTGCACATCCAGCCGAGCTCAATGTTGTTTCACCACCCAAACGAACTGCGTCGGTGCCGGCGTCTAGGTTGAATTTGAACGGGACACTTGACAGTAATGGAAATTACGGAAGGAAATCAGCATCTCAGTCGGATCTCAATTACTCTGCGGAGCTGTCGGTCGCTGCTCCAACTAGGCACGCAATTCCGGAGTTGGATTTAACGTTTGACAGTTATAATGACGAGCAGTACAGGCCTACTCCAAAACCAACACAAGTGATCAGTAGGCCTCTTCCACCAAAACCACAGGCGCCAAAGGAACC AATCTACTACCCACAAGGTAAACCGGTGCCACAACTGCAAAACGACACTGCTTTACGGCGAGTGTGTGAAGTCTTCCGATCAGTTCCCAATCAAAAG TGTACACTCGAGAACATGCCAGCAGTGTGCGAGGCTGCAGGACTGCCAATGTACTGGAAGATGCCCGTCTTCTTAGCAATCACCAACGACGAAGACCGCCTGGCAACGCAAGTTGACTTCACCTCGTGGTGGAAGGCGATGACATCTGTTGCACATGATGAAGCTGCTAG ATTTGTGTACACACTGACGATGGGATCCAGAAGTTATCTCCAGCCAGAAGATTTTTACGAGATGCTCATGGACGTTATTCATACGCATCCTGGATTGGCGTTCTACAGAGATGCAACCGAATTCCATGACAAGTATTGTCAAGTTGTGATGACTAGAATATTCTGGAACGATGCACATTCCTGGTCGGGAAGATTGACAACGGAAAGGTTACGAAAGGGAGGTGTACTTCAAGCGATCAGGAATTTGCAATTTGATGATGATATCAACAAATCCCTCAGATATTTCAG ttatgAACATTTCTACGTGGTGTACTGTAAATTCTGGGAAATCGACTCGGATCATgatctcaaaatttcgagcACCGACTTGGCTCAACACGCTGGTGGAG ctcTCGTACCTATGGTTGTAGATAGAATATTTTCGGGAGCAGTTTGTACCAATCCAAATCGTGGGCAACCAGTAGAAGATATTGGGCTGGCAGAGTTTACACAATTTTTGCTCGCCGAAGAAGATAAGACACATCCAACGAG TATCGAATACTGGTTCCGAATCTTGGATTTAGACGGCGACGGTCTTGTGACACTTTATGACATGGAACTATTCCATACTCAAGTACAGAGAAAGTTAGCCGCCGAAGGAATCGATTCGATGGGATTCGCAGATGTTGCTTGCCAGCTCATCGATATGCTCAATGTGCCCGGAGGTGTATCCGCATTTAGGCTCAGCGACTTGAAAAAGTCTTCATTGCGAGGAAGGTTTATCAACACCTTCGTGAACTGGAGGAAGTTCTTCGCCCAAGAAACAAATGAAGGATCAGAGTCACCAAGAATTGAAGACGAGGGAGGTCAGGAGTTGACAGAGTGGGATAG GTACTGTATTGAAGAATATGAAGCAATGATGGAAGATGATCAGGCTGATGCTGAAACGAT aagccTCAATCTGGAAGAAGACGATGGTCGTTCTAGCTTAGCCTACCATGATGTTCTCTGA
- the F43B10.1 gene encoding EF-hand domain-containing protein (Confirmed by transcript evidence), whose amino-acid sequence MEEEGSRRRPSDAVLCECSVLAARRTRARSRTKAVVVNPRTSSQRRFRRFIESIVRKVFDTQRKSPRDNVSAASATQIQADVTPTKSAHPAELNVVSPPKRTASVPASRLNLNGTLDSNGNYGRKSASQSDLNYSAELSVAAPTRHAIPELDLTFDSYNDEQYRPTPKPTQVISRPLPPKPQAPKEPIYYPQGKPVPQLQNDTALRRVCEVFRSVPNQKCTLENMPAVCEAAGLPMYWKMPVFLAITNDEDRLATQVDFTSWWKAMTSVAHDEAARFVYTLTMGSRSYLQPEDFYEMLMDVIHTHPGLAFYRDATEFHDKYCQVVMTRIFWNDAHSWSGRLTTERLRKGGVLQAIRNLQFDDDINKSLRYFSYEHFYVVYCKFWEIDSDHDLKISSTDLAQHAGGALVPMVVDRIFSGAVCTNPNRGQPVEDIGLAEFTQFLLAEEDKTHPTSIEYWFRILDLDGDGLVTLYDMELFHTQVQRKLAAEGIDSMGFADVACQLIDMLNVPGGVSAFRLSDLKKSSLRGRFINTFVNWRKFFAQETNEGSESPRIEDEGGQELTEWDRYCIEEYEAMMEDDQADAETISLNLEEDDGRSSLAYHDVL is encoded by the exons ATGGAGGAAGAGGGCTCCAGACGTCGGCCCAGCGACGCGGTGCTCTGCGAGTGCAGCGTGCTGGCCGCCCGAAGGACCCGCGCCAGGTCTCGGACTAAGGCGGTCGTCGTGAACCCGCGAACGTCGTCGCAACGTCGGTTCCGCCGATTTATCGAGAGCATCGTCAGAAAAGTGTTTGATACACAACGCAAATCACCGCGAGAT AACGTATCCGCCGCGTCGGCCACTCAAATCCAAGCTGATGTCACTCCAACCAA AAGTGCACATCCAGCCGAGCTCAATGTTGTTTCACCACCCAAACGAACTGCGTCGGTGCCGGCGTCTAGGTTGAATTTGAACGGGACACTTGACAGTAATGGAAATTACGGAAGGAAATCAGCATCTCAGTCGGATCTCAATTACTCTGCGGAGCTGTCGGTCGCTGCTCCAACTAGGCACGCAATTCCGGAGTTGGATTTAACGTTTGACAGTTATAATGACGAGCAGTACAGGCCTACTCCAAAACCAACACAAGTGATCAGTAGGCCTCTTCCACCAAAACCACAGGCGCCAAAGGAACC AATCTACTACCCACAAGGTAAACCGGTGCCACAACTGCAAAACGACACTGCTTTACGGCGAGTGTGTGAAGTCTTCCGATCAGTTCCCAATCAAAAG TGTACACTCGAGAACATGCCAGCAGTGTGCGAGGCTGCAGGACTGCCAATGTACTGGAAGATGCCCGTCTTCTTAGCAATCACCAACGACGAAGACCGCCTGGCAACGCAAGTTGACTTCACCTCGTGGTGGAAGGCGATGACATCTGTTGCACATGATGAAGCTGCTAG ATTTGTGTACACACTGACGATGGGATCCAGAAGTTATCTCCAGCCAGAAGATTTTTACGAGATGCTCATGGACGTTATTCATACGCATCCTGGATTGGCGTTCTACAGAGATGCAACCGAATTCCATGACAAGTATTGTCAAGTTGTGATGACTAGAATATTCTGGAACGATGCACATTCCTGGTCGGGAAGATTGACAACGGAAAGGTTACGAAAGGGAGGTGTACTTCAAGCGATCAGGAATTTGCAATTTGATGATGATATCAACAAATCCCTCAGATATTTCAG ttatgAACATTTCTACGTGGTGTACTGTAAATTCTGGGAAATCGACTCGGATCATgatctcaaaatttcgagcACCGACTTGGCTCAACACGCTGGTGGAG ctcTCGTACCTATGGTTGTAGATAGAATATTTTCGGGAGCAGTTTGTACCAATCCAAATCGTGGGCAACCAGTAGAAGATATTGGGCTGGCAGAGTTTACACAATTTTTGCTCGCCGAAGAAGATAAGACACATCCAACGAG TATCGAATACTGGTTCCGAATCTTGGATTTAGACGGCGACGGTCTTGTGACACTTTATGACATGGAACTATTCCATACTCAAGTACAGAGAAAGTTAGCCGCCGAAGGAATCGATTCGATGGGATTCGCAGATGTTGCTTGCCAGCTCATCGATATGCTCAATGTGCCCGGAGGTGTATCCGCATTTAGGCTCAGCGACTTGAAAAAGTCTTCATTGCGAGGAAGGTTTATCAACACCTTCGTGAACTGGAGGAAGTTCTTCGCCCAAGAAACAAATGAAGGATCAGAGTCACCAAGAATTGAAGACGAGGGAGGTCAGGAGTTGACAGAGTGGGATAG GTACTGTATTGAAGAATATGAAGCAATGATGGAAGATGATCAGGCTGATGCTGAAACGAT aagccTCAATCTGGAAGAAGACGATGGTCGTTCTAGCTTAGCCTACCATGATGTTCTCTGA